One genomic window of Candidatus Eisenbacteria bacterium includes the following:
- a CDS encoding glycosyltransferase family 4 protein: MRVLYVVPDPGVTPRARGGGFQTHVTETIRNLEALGHQVSLLDSGKVEFEADGRPRGGGAYGWKERLPRGLRVVGRDTLYLLHNRRFRRRLQEWAQREGPFDVVYERYHAFEWAPGAWARAAGIPWVLEFNASVDELKLLGGLGLGTIGRAVERRVTRRAHHVIAVSGVLGEQLRGMGVEPHRVHVLHNGVDERRFRPDLDGSEIRRRFGLEGRVVIGFVGSFAAYHGVDLFLEAARRVTAARQDTTFFLVGGRRGNLRYEALRAATAEAERRGSVVYAGEVPHSEIPSYLAAMDAAVIPMAADYGSPTKTFEYMAMGRAVVAPAVPALREVLEDRVTALLTRPGDVDDLERACAALASDAMLRARLGRGAREAVVARHTWSGNAKFIHDLLERAVAEGPR; this comes from the coding sequence GTGCGCGTCCTGTACGTCGTGCCGGATCCGGGGGTGACGCCGCGTGCGCGCGGCGGAGGGTTCCAGACGCACGTCACGGAGACCATCCGGAACCTGGAAGCCCTGGGCCACCAGGTGAGTCTCCTGGACAGCGGCAAGGTGGAGTTCGAGGCCGACGGGCGGCCGCGCGGCGGCGGCGCGTACGGCTGGAAGGAGCGCCTGCCCCGGGGGCTGCGCGTGGTGGGCCGCGACACGCTCTACCTGCTGCACAACCGGCGCTTCCGGCGGCGGCTGCAGGAGTGGGCGCAGCGGGAGGGGCCCTTCGACGTGGTGTACGAGCGGTACCACGCGTTCGAGTGGGCCCCGGGCGCCTGGGCCCGCGCGGCCGGGATCCCGTGGGTGCTGGAGTTCAACGCCTCGGTGGACGAGTTGAAGCTCCTCGGGGGGCTGGGCCTGGGGACCATCGGCCGGGCCGTCGAGCGCCGCGTGACGCGTCGCGCGCACCACGTGATCGCGGTTTCGGGGGTGCTGGGCGAGCAGCTGCGGGGCATGGGGGTGGAGCCGCACCGCGTGCACGTGCTCCACAACGGCGTGGACGAGCGGCGCTTCCGCCCCGACCTGGACGGCTCGGAAATCCGCCGCCGCTTCGGGCTCGAGGGCCGCGTGGTGATCGGGTTCGTGGGCAGCTTCGCCGCCTACCACGGGGTGGACCTGTTCCTGGAGGCCGCCCGCCGAGTTACGGCGGCGCGGCAGGACACGACCTTCTTCCTGGTCGGGGGCCGCAGGGGGAACCTGCGTTACGAGGCCCTGCGGGCGGCCACCGCGGAGGCGGAGCGCCGGGGCTCGGTGGTGTACGCGGGCGAAGTGCCCCACTCCGAAATCCCCTCGTACCTGGCGGCCATGGACGCCGCGGTGATCCCCATGGCCGCGGACTATGGCTCGCCCACCAAGACCTTCGAGTACATGGCCATGGGGCGCGCGGTGGTGGCCCCCGCGGTGCCGGCGCTGCGGGAGGTGCTCGAGGACCGCGTCACGGCCCTGCTCACCCGCCCCGGGGACGTGGACGACCTGGAGCGCGCCTGCGCCGCGCTGGCCTCCGACGCGATGCTGCGCGCACGGCTCGGGCGGGGTGCGCGCGAGGCGGTGGTGGCGCGGCACACCTGGTCGGGCAACGCGAAGTTCATCCACGACCTGCTGGAGCGGGCGGTGGCGGAGGGCCCGCGATGA
- a CDS encoding glycosyltransferase family 4 protein yields MKVLCLTNLYPIPERPAWGTFVRSQMESLRPLGVDFDVLLVRGWEDRANYWRQRGEVRAALARGYELVHVHFGLTGVLLEGMRTPPTVLSLCGDDLLGRARPDGSIALSSLPMVWLSKRAARRAEAVVVKSAHMRRVLAPVRDSVVLPNGVNFDVFAPCPREAARRRLGWDLEDRYVLFAADPAIAAKNFPLAESAMRLLTAQGVHATLVPVHDRPQAALVDAMNAADALLFTSWREGSPNVVKEAMSVGLPVVSVDVGDVREHVEGCDGCAVTERATAPLAAALRPLLEGPRRTAGRERVAYLRNERVAERLLDVYRGAIEARAGR; encoded by the coding sequence GTGAAGGTCCTGTGCCTCACGAATCTCTACCCGATCCCCGAACGGCCGGCGTGGGGCACCTTCGTGCGCTCGCAGATGGAGTCGCTGCGCCCGCTGGGGGTGGACTTCGACGTGCTCCTGGTGCGCGGCTGGGAGGACCGGGCCAACTACTGGCGCCAGAGGGGCGAGGTCCGGGCCGCGCTGGCGCGGGGCTACGAACTGGTCCACGTGCACTTCGGCCTCACCGGCGTGCTGCTGGAAGGCATGCGCACCCCGCCCACGGTGCTCTCCCTGTGCGGGGACGACCTGCTGGGGCGCGCGCGCCCCGACGGCAGCATCGCGCTTTCCAGCCTGCCCATGGTGTGGCTGTCGAAGCGGGCGGCGCGACGCGCGGAGGCCGTGGTGGTGAAGTCCGCGCACATGCGCCGGGTGCTGGCGCCGGTGCGGGATTCGGTGGTGCTGCCCAACGGGGTCAACTTCGACGTGTTCGCGCCCTGCCCGCGCGAGGCGGCGCGCCGGCGGCTGGGTTGGGATCTCGAGGATCGCTACGTGCTGTTCGCGGCGGACCCGGCGATCGCCGCCAAGAACTTCCCGCTGGCCGAGTCGGCGATGCGGCTGCTCACCGCGCAGGGGGTGCACGCCACGCTGGTGCCGGTCCATGACCGCCCGCAGGCGGCGCTGGTGGACGCGATGAACGCCGCCGACGCCCTGCTGTTCACCTCGTGGCGCGAGGGCTCGCCCAACGTGGTCAAGGAGGCCATGTCGGTGGGCCTGCCGGTGGTCAGCGTGGACGTGGGGGACGTGCGCGAGCACGTGGAGGGCTGTGACGGCTGCGCGGTGACGGAGCGCGCCACGGCCCCGCTGGCGGCGGCGCTGCGGCCGCTGCTGGAGGGCCCCCGGCGCACCGCGGGGCGCGAACGGGTGGCGTACCTGCGCAATGAGCGCGTGGCGGAGCGGCTGCTGGATGTGTATCGCGGGGCCATCGAGGCCCGCGCGGGCCGCTGA
- a CDS encoding bi-domain-containing oxidoreductase: MKQVSQDRKTGEMVVLDVPEPPVPDAGALVRTEYSLISTGTERAMVETGRESLVTKAMRDPSKVGELARQALAEGPGKVLEKIQDKLASYKPIGYSAAGTVVAVGPRAPGLRAGDRVACAGPGAPHAEMLAVPVNLCALVPDGVRMDHACAATLGAIALQGVRQADVRLGENVAVIGLGLLGQLTVQLLRASGCGVLAADLSPARVELALRCGASGGLVPGHDDPRAAVDRLTRGIGFDAVILTAATSSSEPLQLAGALARDRARVVLVGAVGGEVPRSPYYEKELSVLLSRSYGPGRYDPAYEEHGMDYPPGYVRWTEGRNLDAFLALLARGALRLDEVLTHRFPLERAPEAYARVTGDSGALGIVLEHPAATRGTGEAATPGSTGPAAATDGTLSAGPAKPSPLPPTAATAGAPARPQAVEPVVPRREMLGLGVIGPGSFAQSYLLPNLKRDPRVRFVSVCDATGLTARQVAARYGFTEATGSVDSLLAREDVHAVVIATRHDTHAPLVCRALRAGKSVFVEKPLALTHAELEQVADALRASRSLLLVGFNRRFAPMIRGIREALGGAAPLGLSFRVNAGFIPHTHWTQDPAVGGGRILGEGCHFLDLLAHLAGSRIVRVHGEAFPEPGRPAWAGDNASFNLAFENGSAGTLGYWASGEATFPKECLEIFGGGFSARLDDYREARLLGPAGERRWKSAAPDKGHAEEMRLFAAAARGEAPPPVPPQELLDSMRATLQAARSLVERRPLEV; encoded by the coding sequence GTGAAACAGGTCAGCCAGGACCGCAAGACGGGCGAAATGGTGGTGCTCGACGTGCCCGAGCCGCCGGTGCCGGACGCCGGCGCGCTGGTGCGCACCGAGTACTCCCTGATCAGCACCGGCACCGAGCGCGCCATGGTGGAGACGGGCCGCGAGAGCCTGGTCACCAAGGCCATGCGCGACCCCTCCAAGGTCGGGGAGCTGGCGCGCCAGGCGCTGGCCGAGGGCCCCGGCAAGGTGCTGGAGAAGATCCAGGACAAGCTGGCTTCCTACAAGCCCATCGGCTATTCCGCCGCCGGCACCGTGGTGGCGGTGGGTCCCCGCGCCCCGGGCCTGCGCGCCGGCGACCGGGTGGCCTGCGCCGGGCCCGGCGCCCCGCACGCCGAGATGCTGGCGGTGCCGGTGAACCTGTGCGCGCTCGTCCCGGACGGCGTCCGCATGGACCACGCCTGCGCCGCCACGCTGGGCGCGATCGCCCTGCAGGGGGTGCGCCAGGCCGACGTGCGCCTGGGCGAGAACGTGGCCGTGATCGGCCTCGGCCTGCTGGGCCAGCTCACCGTGCAGCTGCTGCGCGCATCCGGCTGCGGCGTGCTGGCCGCCGACCTTTCCCCCGCGCGCGTGGAGCTGGCGCTGCGCTGCGGCGCCTCCGGCGGCCTGGTCCCCGGCCACGACGACCCGCGCGCCGCGGTGGACCGCCTCACCCGTGGCATCGGCTTCGACGCCGTGATCCTCACCGCCGCGACTTCGTCCAGCGAACCGCTCCAGCTGGCCGGCGCCCTGGCCCGCGACCGCGCCCGCGTGGTGCTGGTCGGCGCGGTGGGCGGCGAGGTCCCGCGCTCACCATACTACGAAAAGGAGCTCAGCGTGCTCCTCTCCCGCTCCTACGGCCCGGGCCGCTACGACCCGGCATACGAGGAGCACGGGATGGACTATCCGCCCGGCTACGTGCGCTGGACCGAGGGCCGCAACCTGGATGCCTTCCTGGCCCTGCTCGCCCGCGGGGCGCTCCGCCTGGACGAGGTGCTCACCCACCGCTTTCCGCTGGAGCGCGCCCCCGAGGCGTATGCCCGCGTCACCGGAGACAGCGGTGCGCTGGGCATCGTGCTCGAGCATCCGGCCGCGACCCGGGGAACGGGCGAGGCCGCCACACCCGGCTCCACCGGGCCCGCCGCCGCGACCGACGGCACCCTGTCCGCCGGCCCGGCGAAACCGTCGCCCCTGCCGCCGACCGCCGCCACCGCGGGCGCTCCCGCCCGCCCGCAGGCCGTCGAGCCGGTGGTGCCGCGCCGCGAGATGCTGGGCCTGGGAGTGATCGGACCGGGCTCCTTCGCGCAGAGCTACCTGCTCCCCAACCTGAAGCGCGACCCGCGCGTCCGGTTCGTGTCGGTGTGCGACGCCACCGGCCTCACCGCCCGCCAGGTGGCCGCGCGCTACGGCTTCACGGAGGCCACCGGCTCGGTGGACTCCCTGCTGGCGCGCGAAGACGTGCACGCGGTGGTCATCGCCACCCGGCACGACACCCACGCGCCGCTGGTGTGCCGCGCGCTGCGCGCCGGCAAGAGCGTGTTCGTGGAGAAGCCGCTGGCCCTCACCCACGCCGAGCTGGAACAGGTCGCCGACGCGCTGCGCGCGTCCCGCAGCCTGCTGCTGGTCGGCTTCAACCGTCGCTTCGCGCCCATGATCCGCGGAATCCGCGAGGCCCTGGGTGGCGCCGCGCCGCTGGGTCTTTCCTTTCGCGTCAACGCCGGCTTCATTCCGCATACCCACTGGACGCAGGACCCGGCGGTGGGCGGCGGGCGGATCCTGGGCGAGGGCTGCCACTTCCTGGACCTGCTGGCGCACCTGGCCGGCTCGCGCATCGTGCGCGTGCACGGCGAGGCGTTCCCCGAGCCCGGCCGGCCCGCGTGGGCCGGAGACAACGCGTCGTTCAACCTGGCCTTCGAGAACGGCAGCGCCGGAACGCTGGGCTACTGGGCCTCCGGGGAGGCGACTTTCCCCAAGGAGTGCCTCGAGATCTTCGGCGGCGGCTTCTCGGCCCGCCTCGATGACTATCGCGAGGCGCGACTGCTGGGCCCTGCCGGCGAGAGGCGCTGGAAGTCCGCCGCGCCCGACAAGGGCCACGCGGAGGAGATGCGCCTGTTCGCCGCGGCCGCCCGCGGCGAGGCGCCGCCGCCGGTGCCCCCGCAGGAGCTCCTGGACAGCATGCGCGCCACATTGCAGGCGGCGCGCTCGCTGGTGGAACGCCGCCCGCTCGAAGTCTGA
- the asnB gene encoding asparagine synthase (glutamine-hydrolyzing), translating into MCGICGVWHPGRRAVDGALLRRMNACIAHRGPDDAGFHEAPGVGLGMRRLAIIDLAGGHQPMSTADGAQWIVFNGEIMNFLEVRAELEGLGHRFRTHSDTEVLLEGYRQWGMAAWPRFAGMYAAAIWDEPARRLVLARDPLGIKPLFFADLGPGGVVFGSELKCLFECPGAVGEPDPAALDEYLAYGHVHAPRTFYTRARKLLPGHALVLEEGRAPRAERFWDLRLGGAAARSEAAWEDELRERFLDTVRRHLISDVPLGAFLSGGVDSSAVVAAMRRVHPGGVRTFTIGFREQAFNEMPYARRVAEHLGTEHTEEMVDAGDATSVVADLARHYDEPFADSSAIPTWYVSRATRRHVTVALSGDGGDELFAGYPRYLNERWMERWARVPAPARALARALAAAAPRGLGAGLAAWRQRVLKRFEDAELGDAFLRSFSKNQLAGPALRRSVYRADYAGGLDFSGELARYVALHSLAPVSRDPVENLLYVDTVMRLPDDMLTKVDRASMAHSLEVRVPFLDHTLVDFVASMPVGMKLRGTTRKHLLRRIVRPWLPPGVLDRPKRGFAVPLSSWFRDGLGRLALRRLRESGVLEDGQLDAAGLEGVVAEHESGRADHASMLYSLLMLAEWKDGPDRVRRDRAAAGQES; encoded by the coding sequence ATGTGCGGCATCTGCGGAGTGTGGCACCCCGGTCGCCGGGCGGTGGACGGCGCGCTGCTGCGGCGCATGAACGCATGCATCGCGCATCGCGGCCCCGACGACGCGGGCTTTCACGAGGCGCCGGGAGTGGGCCTCGGCATGCGGCGACTGGCGATCATCGACCTGGCCGGCGGCCACCAGCCCATGTCCACCGCGGACGGCGCGCAGTGGATCGTGTTCAACGGCGAGATCATGAACTTCCTGGAGGTGCGCGCCGAGCTGGAGGGGCTGGGCCACCGCTTCCGGACCCACTCGGACACCGAGGTGCTGCTGGAGGGCTACCGCCAGTGGGGCATGGCGGCCTGGCCCCGGTTCGCGGGGATGTACGCGGCCGCCATCTGGGACGAGCCGGCGCGCCGCCTGGTGCTGGCGCGCGACCCGCTGGGGATCAAGCCGCTGTTCTTCGCCGACCTGGGGCCGGGGGGGGTGGTGTTCGGCTCCGAGCTCAAGTGCCTGTTCGAGTGCCCCGGCGCGGTGGGCGAGCCCGACCCCGCGGCGCTGGACGAGTACCTGGCCTACGGGCACGTGCACGCCCCGCGCACCTTCTACACCCGCGCCCGGAAGCTGCTGCCCGGCCATGCGCTGGTGCTGGAGGAGGGCCGCGCGCCGCGCGCCGAACGGTTCTGGGACCTGCGCCTGGGCGGCGCCGCGGCGCGCTCCGAGGCCGCCTGGGAGGACGAGCTTCGCGAGCGCTTCCTGGACACCGTGCGCCGGCACCTGATCTCGGACGTGCCGCTGGGGGCGTTCCTCTCCGGAGGCGTGGATTCCAGCGCCGTGGTGGCGGCCATGCGCCGCGTGCATCCGGGCGGCGTGCGCACCTTCACCATCGGCTTCCGCGAGCAGGCCTTCAACGAGATGCCCTACGCGCGCCGCGTGGCGGAACACCTGGGCACCGAGCACACCGAGGAGATGGTGGACGCCGGTGACGCCACCTCGGTGGTGGCCGACCTGGCGCGGCACTACGACGAGCCGTTCGCGGATTCCTCGGCCATCCCCACCTGGTACGTGTCCCGTGCCACCCGCCGGCACGTCACCGTGGCGCTCTCGGGCGACGGCGGCGACGAGCTGTTCGCGGGCTACCCGCGCTATCTCAACGAGCGCTGGATGGAGCGCTGGGCGCGGGTGCCGGCCCCGGCGCGGGCCCTGGCGCGGGCCCTGGCGGCGGCCGCGCCCCGGGGCCTCGGCGCGGGACTGGCCGCCTGGCGCCAGCGCGTGCTCAAGCGCTTCGAGGACGCCGAGCTGGGCGACGCGTTCCTGCGCAGCTTCTCGAAGAACCAGCTGGCCGGCCCGGCGCTGCGCCGGTCCGTCTACCGTGCGGACTACGCCGGGGGGCTCGACTTCTCCGGCGAGCTGGCGCGCTACGTGGCGCTCCACTCGCTGGCCCCGGTGAGCCGCGACCCGGTGGAGAACCTCCTGTACGTGGACACGGTGATGCGCCTGCCCGACGACATGCTCACCAAGGTGGACCGCGCCAGCATGGCCCACTCGCTGGAGGTGCGCGTCCCGTTCCTGGACCACACGCTGGTGGACTTCGTGGCCTCCATGCCGGTGGGGATGAAGCTGCGCGGGACCACCCGCAAGCACCTGCTGCGCAGGATCGTGCGCCCGTGGCTGCCGCCGGGAGTCCTGGACCGGCCCAAGCGGGGCTTCGCCGTGCCGCTCTCCAGCTGGTTCCGCGACGGGCTCGGTCGCCTGGCGCTGCGCCGGCTGCGCGAGTCGGGCGTCCTGGAGGACGGACAGCTGGACGCCGCGGGGCTGGAAGGGGTGGTGGCGGAGCACGAAAGCGGGCGCGCCGATCACGCCTCGATGCTGTACTCGCTGCTGATGCTGGCGGAGTGGAAGGACGGCCCGGACCGGGTGCGCCGGGACCGGGCCGCGGCCGGCCAGGAGAGCTAG
- a CDS encoding PAS domain S-box protein → MKPLFQRIRFQLITLCLLGALPVVALLVLAALRERAQMMENARERALQLSHALARINVESLLDHSNQVLCSLADNPSVLAGVTGPGNRFLEGVRAQDPAFRNICLMSPEGAVTTSARPVPESERLQMLAGVRRAVATREPGVGEFRLLPGEDAARADLHHPVPGPGGRVTGVVSLTVSLGFLESVMDRMKLPEGTSVAVVRGDGALLARFPNQGRWAGGEAPAAIVAALRAAPDEGTLEARGVDGIPRLFAFCGLEPRSGQRSYLFVGIPRTTALAPARRRFGGDLIAILGVLALSLLAASAASGPLVLNRIRRLLHVTRRLSRGDLSVRTGSAGGTGELDQLARAFDDMAAALQARQLESESAREELRARTATLEILVKAAPVSLQAVDLEGRVRLWNPASERIFGWKAEEVLGRPLPTLPPAARALFERRCRRAIECGAPLEEWEGELLRKGGTTIRAHAWHTGLRNSKGETDALLGIVADVSETHRLEQELLQSQKLEAVARLAGGVAHDFNNFVAVVLGYSQLVEDQLEEPSPLRKDVTEIRRAAERAGALTRQLLLFSRRQAPEPRAMDLGESLAGVEKLLRRLIGEDIRLVCERAESVGTVLADPGQMEQLLMNLAVNARDAMPHGGTLKISLARGELDADAVRGMGALSPGPHVVLDVADTGCGMAPETLQHIYEPFFTTKDGAHGTGLGLATVYGIVKQSGGHIEVLSELGVGTRFRLYFPVVEAVSLADKPTPASADGGGGSETILLAEDDGPVRQVAARVLAERGYRVLQAATGAHALDLASAHPGPIHLLLADVVMPGMGGPELARRIASSRPGTRVLLLSGHVGKSATSPEIRGHAFLAKPFTPDALAREVRRVLASTPRTSRSGPLAA, encoded by the coding sequence TTGAAGCCACTCTTCCAGCGGATCCGGTTCCAGCTCATCACCCTGTGCCTGCTCGGGGCGCTGCCCGTGGTGGCGCTGCTGGTGCTGGCGGCCTTGCGTGAGCGCGCCCAGATGATGGAGAACGCCCGCGAGCGCGCGCTGCAGCTGTCCCACGCGCTCGCCCGCATCAACGTGGAGTCACTCCTGGATCACTCCAACCAGGTGCTGTGCTCCCTCGCCGACAACCCCAGCGTCCTCGCGGGCGTCACCGGACCCGGCAACCGCTTCCTGGAAGGCGTCCGGGCCCAGGACCCGGCCTTCCGCAACATCTGCCTGATGAGCCCGGAGGGCGCGGTGACCACCAGCGCGCGGCCGGTGCCGGAGTCGGAGCGACTCCAGATGCTGGCCGGCGTGCGCCGGGCGGTAGCGACCCGTGAGCCGGGAGTGGGGGAGTTCCGCCTGCTCCCCGGCGAGGACGCGGCGCGGGCCGACCTGCACCATCCGGTGCCCGGCCCGGGCGGCCGGGTCACGGGGGTGGTGAGCCTGACCGTCAGCCTGGGTTTCCTCGAATCGGTCATGGACCGCATGAAACTGCCCGAGGGGACCTCGGTCGCCGTCGTACGCGGGGATGGAGCCCTGCTGGCACGCTTCCCGAACCAGGGCCGCTGGGCGGGAGGCGAGGCCCCCGCGGCCATCGTGGCGGCGCTTCGCGCGGCGCCCGACGAGGGGACGCTCGAGGCCCGGGGCGTGGACGGCATCCCGCGCCTGTTCGCCTTCTGCGGCCTGGAACCACGATCCGGGCAGCGGAGCTATCTGTTCGTCGGCATCCCGCGCACCACCGCTCTCGCCCCGGCGAGGCGCCGGTTCGGCGGCGACCTGATCGCCATCCTGGGCGTGCTGGCCCTCTCGCTGCTGGCCGCCTCGGCCGCGTCGGGGCCGCTGGTCCTCAACCGGATCCGGCGCCTGCTGCACGTCACGCGGCGGCTGAGCCGGGGAGATCTGTCCGTTCGGACGGGCTCCGCGGGGGGAACCGGCGAGCTGGACCAGCTGGCCCGTGCGTTCGACGACATGGCCGCCGCGCTGCAGGCCCGCCAGCTCGAGAGCGAATCCGCGCGGGAGGAGCTGCGGGCCCGCACCGCCACGCTCGAGATCCTGGTCAAGGCGGCGCCGGTGTCGCTGCAGGCCGTGGACCTGGAGGGCCGGGTCCGGCTGTGGAACCCCGCCTCGGAGCGGATCTTTGGATGGAAGGCCGAGGAGGTCCTGGGCCGGCCGCTGCCCACGCTTCCGCCCGCCGCGCGCGCTCTCTTCGAGCGGCGCTGCCGGAGGGCGATCGAGTGCGGCGCCCCGCTGGAGGAATGGGAGGGCGAGCTGCTGCGCAAGGGCGGCACCACCATCCGCGCCCACGCCTGGCACACCGGGCTGCGGAACTCGAAGGGCGAGACCGACGCGCTTCTGGGCATCGTGGCCGACGTGTCCGAGACCCACCGCCTGGAGCAGGAGCTGCTGCAGTCCCAGAAACTGGAGGCGGTCGCCCGGCTGGCCGGCGGCGTGGCGCACGACTTCAACAACTTCGTGGCCGTGGTGCTGGGTTACAGCCAGCTGGTGGAGGATCAGTTGGAGGAGCCCAGTCCCCTGCGCAAGGACGTGACGGAAATCCGGCGCGCCGCCGAGCGGGCCGGGGCCCTGACCCGTCAACTGCTGCTGTTCAGCCGGCGGCAGGCGCCGGAGCCGCGGGCCATGGACCTGGGCGAGTCCCTTGCGGGCGTGGAGAAGCTCCTGCGGCGCCTGATCGGCGAGGACATCCGGCTGGTGTGCGAGCGCGCGGAGAGCGTGGGGACGGTCCTGGCCGACCCGGGCCAGATGGAGCAGCTGCTGATGAACCTGGCGGTGAACGCCCGCGACGCCATGCCCCACGGCGGCACGCTGAAGATCTCGCTCGCCCGCGGGGAGCTGGACGCGGACGCGGTGCGCGGCATGGGCGCGCTCTCCCCCGGCCCGCACGTGGTGCTGGATGTGGCCGACACCGGCTGCGGCATGGCCCCGGAGACGCTGCAGCACATCTACGAACCCTTCTTCACCACCAAGGACGGCGCCCACGGCACCGGGCTGGGGCTGGCCACCGTGTACGGGATCGTGAAGCAGTCCGGGGGGCACATCGAGGTGCTCTCGGAGCTGGGCGTGGGGACCCGCTTCCGCCTCTATTTCCCGGTGGTGGAGGCGGTGAGCCTCGCGGATAAACCCACCCCCGCTTCCGCGGACGGGGGCGGCGGCTCCGAGACGATCCTCCTGGCCGAGGACGACGGACCGGTGAGACAGGTGGCGGCGCGGGTGCTCGCGGAGCGCGGCTACCGGGTGCTCCAGGCCGCGACGGGCGCCCATGCGCTCGATCTCGCGTCCGCACATCCGGGCCCCATCCATCTGCTGCTGGCCGACGTGGTGATGCCCGGCATGGGCGGGCCGGAGCTGGCGCGGCGCATCGCCTCGAGCCGGCCCGGGACGCGGGTGCTGCTCCTTTCCGGGCACGTGGGAAAGTCCGCCACCTCGCCCGAGATCCGCGGCCACGCGTTCCTGGCCAAGCCCTTCACACCCGACGCCCTGGCGCGCGAGGTGCGACGCGTGCTGGCCTCGACACCCCGCACCTCGCGGTCCGGCCCGCTGGCGGCCTAG
- a CDS encoding ribonuclease H-like domain-containing protein, protein MALVFDIETVGTPFDQLPESAQEFLLRYCETPGAQEEEKGRTGLSPFTAQIVCVAFHHVEKDKGVVVARCGSQAAPAGDGLAWISAADERELLERFWSTVSRRPDETGGRDSRLPFVTFNGRSFDVPFLLVRSGILGVKPSRDILGNRYRGDVHVDLMDQLKFQGAARWRVNLDLACRMFGIESPKTAEMHGNMVQSMWAEGRGADIARYCHGDVRATAELYRRWRDSMNP, encoded by the coding sequence ATGGCGCTGGTCTTCGACATTGAAACCGTGGGGACTCCCTTCGATCAGCTTCCGGAGAGCGCGCAGGAGTTCCTGCTGCGCTACTGCGAGACTCCCGGCGCCCAGGAGGAGGAGAAGGGGCGCACCGGGCTCAGCCCCTTCACCGCGCAGATCGTGTGCGTGGCGTTCCACCACGTCGAGAAGGACAAAGGCGTGGTGGTGGCCCGCTGCGGAAGCCAGGCGGCGCCTGCCGGCGACGGCCTGGCGTGGATCTCCGCGGCCGACGAGCGCGAGTTGCTGGAGCGCTTCTGGAGCACCGTGAGCCGCCGCCCTGACGAGACCGGGGGACGGGATTCCCGGTTGCCCTTCGTCACCTTCAACGGCCGCTCCTTCGACGTGCCCTTCCTGCTGGTGCGCTCGGGAATCCTGGGCGTGAAGCCTTCCCGGGATATCCTCGGCAACCGGTACCGCGGCGACGTCCACGTGGATCTCATGGACCAGCTCAAGTTCCAGGGCGCCGCCCGCTGGAGGGTGAACCTGGACCTCGCGTGCCGGATGTTCGGCATCGAGAGCCCCAAGACCGCGGAGATGCACGGGAACATGGTGCAGTCCATGTGGGCCGAGGGCCGCGGGGCGGACATCGCCCGCTACTGCCACGGCGACGTCCGCGCCACCGCCGAGCTGTACCGCCGCTGGCGGGACTCCATGAACCCCTGA
- a CDS encoding sugar transferase — MAAPFLLRRQPSQRVHPRERDTMLEHPTGSALLDSQPDVRRRGPQAATAGVLAREHVLPTTLAYRQGFYLRYGKRLFDLAACTLGMIVVGPVMLVLGILIKLDSPGPMFYRSRRTGLGGRLFTFYKLRSMHVGAHLRRSELWHLNEADGPIFKVRKDPRVTRIGRWLRHTSLDELPQLLNVLKGDMSLVGPRPPLPEEVEHYEPWQLRRLDVKPGITCLWQISGRSRLGFDEWMRLDLEYIRHRSLALDLKILVRTIPAVLSREGAY; from the coding sequence ATGGCAGCTCCGTTTTTGTTGCGCCGGCAGCCATCGCAGCGTGTGCACCCACGGGAGCGTGACACCATGCTTGAGCATCCGACCGGGTCCGCCTTGCTCGACTCCCAGCCCGACGTGCGACGCCGGGGCCCCCAGGCCGCAACCGCCGGGGTGCTCGCCAGGGAGCACGTTCTGCCCACCACGCTCGCCTACCGGCAGGGGTTCTACCTCCGCTACGGCAAGCGCCTCTTCGATCTCGCAGCCTGCACCCTCGGGATGATCGTCGTGGGCCCGGTGATGCTCGTCCTGGGAATCCTGATCAAGCTCGACTCCCCCGGTCCCATGTTCTACCGCTCCCGCCGCACCGGGCTCGGGGGCCGGCTGTTCACCTTCTACAAGCTCCGCTCCATGCACGTCGGCGCGCACCTGCGCCGCTCCGAGCTGTGGCACCTCAACGAGGCCGACGGGCCGATCTTCAAGGTGCGCAAGGACCCCCGCGTCACCCGGATCGGCCGCTGGCTGCGCCACACCAGCCTGGACGAACTGCCGCAGTTGCTGAACGTGCTCAAGGGCGACATGAGCCTGGTGGGCCCGCGCCCGCCGCTGCCCGAGGAAGTGGAGCACTACGAGCCGTGGCAGCTGCGGCGCCTGGATGTGAAGCCGGGCATCACCTGCCTGTGGCAGATCAGCGGGCGCAGCCGCCTGGGCTTCGACGAGTGGATGCGGCTGGATCTCGAGTACATCCGCCACCGCTCGCTGGCGCTGGACCTCAAGATCCTGGTGCGCACGATTCCCGCCGTGCTGTCGCGCGAGGGAGCGTACTGA